In Hylaeus volcanicus isolate JK05 unplaced genomic scaffold, UHH_iyHylVolc1.0_haploid 17919, whole genome shotgun sequence, the sequence tcattgtttataaaaaataagttaataaattacaattttacacagtttgtttggaaattgatcggtgtacgaatactttctacacccactgtatttcaaaaatattgcgtgaaaatttgaaaagaaatagctactttttttgttgaaacaaTTGATTCAGTAGAAGTTTGATGCATacagatattataaataaagtaaaataagttATTTGATGACTGTTTCATGCAGCATTCAACTTGAGAAGTTCTTTAATCTTTAAGCGATTTATATCATTCTGTAGACTCGTACGTAGCGAAAAGTGCAAGAAAGACATCAGCATTTGGAATCAACTGATACGTCTGAAAACTTTCGATTGCATTAGCCGAGAAAACCTAATCAATCGTCTTGCCCAGCTCATCTAGTAAGTCCCTTACGATATAAATTAGATACTAACGCATTTAATCCTCAACTCAAATCAATTCTGTATTAAtcaaagataaaagaaatcacgaatttcacgaaaatatggctaaaatctcaaattaaatgAACTTTTACTTGCATCATTAACatggaaaaaagtaaacaggtaaataaaaaaactgaggtcataatgaaatggaaaagaaatagaaaattgtttaaaaatagaacaCCTGTTTGAGATTTatgttgtacattttaatgaaCATAATAACCTGGAAGACttattagtaattttaaataaaaatatttatttttggaacttCTTCAAATTCGTGGATCCTAGACAGACTTCTTTTCCTTAAAATCTCATCTTCAGAATAAATTACTTTAGTTCCTTAGTGAAAAGCCCTGTCGTgacgaaatattattatcccagtaaaaaaaaaatcaattatcaGAGCACGATGAGGTTTACTTAACCCTTGTGTCCTACATTGTAGTAAACAGAATAGTTTGGAATCTATTTGTCTGGAGGGTCTGTCGTTAACGCCGAACGAAGGTATACGGTTGTTATTGGCATTGTACAACTCTCGTGAAACAGTGAAATACGTGTATTGTTGGCGGGCATTCGAGAAAATGGTAAGCATTTCAATGGACGGTGAACATCGTGTTGGATCAAGATTTTATGCGGATAAAAAGATCGAGAAATGCGACTGGTTCCGCGCGATCGGCTGTTTGGAGTGTCTCACCACCTTGTCTATAAATTATGCGTATATAGCAACACCCACGGGAGATCTACTTATCAATCTCGCCAAGTATATTTGactactatatttttaatcttttgcATGCATTAATATACCACTCAATTACAGTGgttgtagaatgtattcgtacaccgatcaatttcccaaaaagcttttg encodes:
- the LOC128882137 gene encoding uncharacterized protein LOC128882137 codes for the protein LVRSEKCKKDISIWNQLIRLKTFDCISRENLINRLAQLIYKQNSLESICLEGLSLTPNEGIRLLLALYNSRETVKYVYCWRAFEKMVSISMDGEHRVGSRFYADKKIEKCDWFRAIGCLECLTTLSINYAYIATPTGDLLINLAKYI